The Qipengyuania oceanensis genome includes the window TTGCCCCTGAAATCCGGCGTCAGGATCTCGATCGTGGTGTCCGGAGTCTCGCGCCGCAAAGCCTTGATGACCTTGACGAACTGCCCTGCCCCGCCATCCGGCAGATCGTCACGATCGACCGACGTGACCACGATGTGTTCGAGGCCCAGCTTGGCTGCAGCCGCGGCGGTATGCTCGGGCTCGAGCGGATCGACCATCCGCGGCATGCCCGTCTTGACGTTGCAGAACGCGCAGGCGCGCGTGCAGACATCGCCGAGGATCATCACGGTCGCGTGTTTCTTGGTCCAGCATTCCCCGATGTTGGGACAAGCCGCCTCTTCGCACACCGTGTTGAGGTTGAGTTCGCGCATCAGCTTGCGCGTATCGTTGTAGCCCTGGCTCGTGGGTGCCTTGACCCGGATCCAGTCAGGCTTGCGCTGGCGCGGCTCGCGCGGTTCCGGGACAGATGAGAGATCGTTCATCCGGCCCATCTAGGGCGGCACGAGATTGGCCGCAAGACAAGCCTACTTGAACTGTGACGAGAAACATTGCAGCGCAGCCCGCGATGAAGACATTCGCAGACATGATCGAGGGCTATCGCATTTTCCGCTCGGGAGACTGGCGCGAGGAACGCGCCCGCTGGGCCGAGCTAGCCGAAGGACAGTCGCCGCAGGTGATGGTCATCTCGTGCTCCGACAGCCGGGTCGATCCTGCGCAGATCCTGAATGTCGCACCGGGCGAAATCTTCGTAGTCCGCAACGTTGCCGCGCTGGTCCCCCCTTACGAAACCACGCCCGGGCGTCACGGCGTCTCGGCAGCGGTCGAGTTCGCGGTGCAATTCCTCAAGGTGAAGGAAATTCTGGTCATGGGGCATGGCCTGTGCGGTGGCTGCCAGGCGGCCCTGACGCAGAGCCTGCACGGCAACGAACTGGGCGAAGGCGGCTTCGTCGCCCATTGGGTGGACATGCTGGAGGAAGCGCGCGAGCCGATCGCTGCTCGTCTC containing:
- a CDS encoding carbonic anhydrase encodes the protein MKTFADMIEGYRIFRSGDWREERARWAELAEGQSPQVMVISCSDSRVDPAQILNVAPGEIFVVRNVAALVPPYETTPGRHGVSAAVEFAVQFLKVKEILVMGHGLCGGCQAALTQSLHGNELGEGGFVAHWVDMLEEAREPIAARLGTSGREAELAMELEAVKVSLTNLMSFPYVQEKVERGELTLHGGHFAISDGILRVLDHGTGEFVPAE